The Triticum dicoccoides isolate Atlit2015 ecotype Zavitan chromosome 6A, WEW_v2.0, whole genome shotgun sequence genome has a window encoding:
- the LOC119314681 gene encoding uncharacterized protein LOC119314681, translating into MVGSKTHHHASSSLLPEELNLLQKARCSPDDGNGVVHNNNGGGGGRGALGQWKCRLLDSLRPRRPRCVVCLQVQHVTGMPPAAEGRGVVVGWRSKGGEGEHTAPARVSRGGAAAFDEVFLHYFTAGGSTLRSFTVWAVLVDEDSAPGGGDIGAFPVDLAEAAAAESSHPQFGGKALSFPLGGAAAGAVLTVSVYCRVMEQEEIHGANGNARERKNKGKSASYASCLPDLSCLRTRPSAAGAAMGAPRRATSLRSERGGFITIENSVAEMEEEEGFITMEKGTVSSRSRRAALALEALAAEEEAEDEKPCLFMELSSSSGEASALEVEGVEEEFLAMLEDKYWAEMARSKEIEKGLSVSLDAGLDLGLDLDTLIRDAETELARAEQAWRSKVGAAIVEEEEYKELLRRWGSGAARDRDREHLATSNSGCSWGFGFGSPI; encoded by the exons ATGGTAGGCAGCAAGACGCACCACCATGCCTCCTCTTCCCTCCTGCCGGAGGAGCTCAACCTCCTGCAGAAGGCCAGGTGCTCCCCTGACGACGGCAACGGCGTCGTCCATAATAATaatggtggaggaggaggacggggcgcGCTGGGGCAGTGGAAGTGCCGGCTGCTGGACTCCCTCCGGCCCCGGCGCCCGCGCTGCGTCGTGTGCCTCCAGGTGCAGCACGTGACGGGCATGCCCCCGGCCGCGGAGGGGCGCGGCGTGGTGGTCGGGTGGAGGAGCAAGGGCGGCGAGGGCGAGCACACGGCGCCTGCGCGGGTGTCACGCGGCGGCGCGGCCGCGTTCGACGAGGTGTTCCTGCACTACTTCACCGCCGGCGGCTCCACGCTGCGGAGCTTCACCGTGTGGGCGGTGCTCGTGGATGAGGACTCGGCTCCTGGGGGCGGGGACATCGGCGCGTTCCCGGTGGACCTCGCCGAGGCCGCCGCGGCCGAGAGCTCACACCCGCAGTTCGGCGGCAAGGCGCTCAGCTTCCCGCTGGGCGGGGCTGCCGCCGGCGCCGTGCTCACGGTGAGCGTCTACTGCAGAGTGATGGAGCAGGAGGAGATCCATGGCGCCAACG gcaatgcgagggagaggaagaaCAAGGGAAAGAGCGCGTCGTACGCGTCGTGCCTGCCGGACCTGAGCTGCCTCCGGACCCGGCcgtcggcggcgggggcggcgatgggGGCGCCGCGGCGGGCGACGTCGCTGCGGTCGGAGCGGGGCGGGTTCATCACGATCGAGAACTCGGtggcggagatggaggaggaggaggggttcATCACGATGGAGAAGGGCACGGTGTCGTCGCGGTCGCGGCGGGCGGCGCTGGCGCTGGAGGCGCTggccgcggaggaggaggcggaggacgagAAGCCGTGCCTGTTCATGGAGCTGTCGTCGTCGTCCGGGGAGGCGTCGGCGCTGGAGGTGGAGGGGGTGGAGGAGGAGTTCCTGGCGATGCTGGAGGACAAGTACTGGGCGGAGATGGCGCGGAGCAAGGAGATCGAGAAGGGGCTGAGCGTGAGCCTGGACGCCGGGCTGGACCTGGGGCTGGACCTGGACACGCTGATCCGGGACGCGGAGACGGAGCTGGCCCGGGCGGAGCAGGCGTGGAGGAGCAAGGTCGGCGCCGCCATCGTCGAGGAGGAGGAGTACAAGGAGCTGCTCCGTCGGTGGGGCAGCGGCGCCGCCAGGGACCGGGACCGGGAGCACCTCGCCACCTCCAACTCCGGCTGCTCCTGGGGCTTCGGCTTCGGCAGCCCCATCTAG
- the LOC119318534 gene encoding actin-related protein 2/3 complex subunit 1B-like: protein MAAQAIHQFAECITCHAWSPDHSMIAFCPNTTEVHIYKFFTDKWEKLHVLAKHDQIVSGIDWSRSSNKIVTVSHDRNSYVWTQEGQDWVPTLVILKLNRAALCVQWSPKENKFAVGSGAKSVSICYYEQENNWWISKVIRKKHESSVTSIAWHPNNIHLATTSTDGKCRVFSTIIKGVDTRGPHAGASVDWKFGEQIAQLDLSPTWAFGVRWSPSGKTLAYAGHSSMIYFVDDVEGSPAVQNLALRDLPLRDILFVSEKMAIGVGFDCNPLIFAADETGLWSFVRYLDERKVTPSTSKASQLSEALGKLYGQSRQGSSSDTVEPSKPRGGAHENCITCIVPLRKGSESIVKRFSTSGLDGKIVVWDLENHITIPK from the exons ATGGCCGCGCAGGCGATCCACCAGTTCGCCGAGTGCATCACCTGCCACGCCTGGAGCCCCGACCACTCCA TGATTGCCTTCTGTCCAAATACCACAGAAGTACACATTTATAAGTTTTTCACAGACAAGTGGGAGAAACTTCATGTTCTTGCAAAG CATGATCAGATAGTGTCTGGAATAGACTGGAGTAGATCTTCCAACAAAATTGTGACTGTTTCACATGATAGAAATTC ATATGTTTGGACACAAGAAGGACAAGATTGGGTACCTACGCTTGTTATTCTCAAGCTAAACCGTGCAGCTCTATGTGTCCAGTGGAGTCCAAAAG AAAATAAGTTTGCTGTGGGAAGTGGTGCTAAGTCTGTATCCATTTGCTACTATGAACAAGAGAATAACTG GTGGATTAGCAAGGTTATTAGGAAGAAGCATGAATCTTCTGTTACTAGTATCGCGTGGCATCCAAACAAT ATACATCTTGCAACAACTTCTACTGATGGTAAATGCAGAGTGTTCTCCACTATCATCAAGGGTGTAGATACAAG GGGACCACACGCAGGTGCCTCAGTGGATTGGAAATTCGGAGAG CAAATTGCTCAACTTGATCTATCACCTACATGGGCATTTGGTGTAAGGTGGTCGCCAAGTGGAAAAACATTGGCCTATGCAG GGCACAGTTCCATGATTTATTTCGTTGATGACGTTGAAGGGTCTCCTGCTGTGCAAAATTTGGCACTGCGTGATCTGCCTCTCCGTGAT ATTCTTTTTGTTTCTGAAAAGATGGCGATTGGTGTTGGATTTGACTGCAATCCTTTGATCTTTGCTGCAGATGAGACTGGACTTTG GAGTTTTGTCAGATATTTGGATGAAAGGAAAGTTACTCCATCAACTTCAAAAGCCTCGCAG CTCTCAGAGGCCCTTGGAAAGTTGTACGGCCAATCGAGGCAAGGGTCGAGCAGCGACACTGTCGAACCATCGAAGCCTCGAGgcggcgctcatgagaactgcataAC TTGCATCGTGCCGTTGAGAAAAGGGAGCGAGAGTATTGTCAAACGGTTCAGCACATCAG GGCTGGACGGCAAGATTGTGGTATGGGATCTGGAAAATCACATCACCATTCCAAAATAG